From a region of the Acanthochromis polyacanthus isolate Apoly-LR-REF ecotype Palm Island chromosome 3, KAUST_Apoly_ChrSc, whole genome shotgun sequence genome:
- the pycr1b gene encoding pyrroline-5-carboxylate reductase 1b, producing MSVGFIGAGQLAHALVKGFTAAGVIATHRITASSPDTDLPTVTGLRKMGVNLTTSNKETVNKSDVLFLAVKPHIIPFVLDEIGPDIEDRHLIVSCAAGVTINSIEKKLLQYRTAPKVMRCMTNTPVVVREGATVYATGTHAEVEDGKLLEQLMASVGFCTEVEEDLIDAVTGLSGSGPAYAFTALDALADGGVKMGLPRRLAVRLGAQALLGAAKMLLDSEQHPGQLKDNVCSPGGATIHALHFLESGGFRSLLINAVEASCIRTRELQSLADQERISPAAIKKTTLDKVLQQPGVTVSGVANGNGKAGLSLFNNRTSGIKKKN from the exons ATGAGCGTTGGATTCATTGGAGCGGGCCAGCTGGCTCATGCACTGGTGAAGGGTTTCACTGCTGCAG GTGTGATTGCCACACACAGGATTACAGCCAGCTCCCCAGACACAGACCTGCCCACTGTGACAGGACTGAGG aaaaTGGGCGTAAACTTGACGACGAGCAACAAAGAGACGGTTAACAAGAGCGACGTGCTCTTTCTGGCTGTCAAGCCCCACATTATCCCCTTTGTTCTGGATGAGATAGGACCAGACATCGAGGACCGTCATCTCATAGTTTCTTGTGCAGCAGGTGTTACCATCAACTCCATAGAGAAG aaGCTGCTTCAGTATCGTACGGCTCCTAAAGTCATGAGGTGTATGACAAACACTCCAGTGGTGGTGAGAGAGGGAGCTACGGTGTATGCCACAGGAACACATGCTGAG GTGGAGGATGGCAAGTTGCTGGAGCAGCTGATGGCCAGCGTAGGTTTCTGCACTGAGGTGGAGGAGGACCTCATTGATGCTGTCACCGGTCTGAGCGGCAGCGGACCTGCCTAT GCGTTCACAGCCCTGGATGCTCTTGCAGACGGAGGCGTGAAGATGGGTTTGCCCAGGAGACTCGCTGTCAGACTTGGAGCTCAGGCCCTATTG GGAGCAGCTAAGATGCTCCTGGATTCGGAGCAGCATCCCGGTCAGCTGAAGGACAACGTGTGCTCACCAGGGGGCGCCACCATCCACGCCCTGCACTTTCTGGAGAGTGGCGGCTTCCGCAGCCTCCTGATCAACGCGGTGGAGGCTTCGTGCATAAGGACACG GGAGCTGCAGTCGCTGGCAGACCAGGAGCGAATCTCTCCAGCAGCCATCAAAAAAACCACGTTGGACAAAGTCCTCCAGCAGCCCGGAGTCACAGTCAGCGGAGTGGCTAATGGGAACGGCAAAGCAGGGCTCAGCTTGTTCAACAATCGTACCTCTGGGATCAAGAAGAAGAACTGa
- the mafgb gene encoding v-maf avian musculoaponeurotic fibrosarcoma oncogene homolog Gb isoform X1, with translation MLHNRKFRFGMSPLFLVCSEEQGSCGMTTTNKGNKALKVKREPGENGTSLTDEELVTMSVRELNQHLRGLSKEEILQLKQRRRTLKNRGYAASCRVKRVTQKEELEKQKAQLQKEVDKLANENASMRVELDALRSKYEALQTFARTVARSPTVGVGVRAGGEEEEQEVGWRHRSIGPLIPGKVATATSVITIVKSKQMHGLEGSEDR, from the exons ATGCTCCACAACAGAAAATTTAGATTTGGTATGTCTCCACTTTTCTTG GTCTGTTCAGAAGAGCAAGGCTCTTGTGGCATGACGACGACTAACAAAGGAAATAAAGCCTTGAAG GTGAAGCGTGAGCCAGGTGAGAATGGCACCAGCCTCACAGACGAGGAGCTGGTGACCATGTCGGTGCGGGAGCTGAACCAGCACCTGCGGGGGCTCTCCAAAGAAGAGATCCTGCAACTGAAACAGCGGCGGCGCACCCTGAAGAACCGGGGCTACGCCGCCAGCTGCAGGGTGAAGCGGGTCACCCagaaggaggagctggagaagcaGAAGGCCCAGCTGCAGAAGGAGGTGGACAAACTGGCCAACGAGAATGCGTCGATGCGCGTCGAGCTGGACGCTCTTAGGTCTAAGTATGAGGCGTTGCAGACCTTCGCCAGGACTGTGGCCCGAAGCCCAACTGTCGGGGTCGGCGTCAGGgctggaggggaggaggaggagcaggaggtggGGTGGCGTCATCGGTCCATCGGCCCGCTCATACCAGGGAAGGTGGCGACGGCGACGAGCGTGATTACAATAGTGAAGTCAAAACAGATGCACGGTCTTGAGGGAAGTGAAGATAGATGA
- the mafgb gene encoding v-maf avian musculoaponeurotic fibrosarcoma oncogene homolog Gb isoform X2: MTTTNKGNKALKVKREPGENGTSLTDEELVTMSVRELNQHLRGLSKEEILQLKQRRRTLKNRGYAASCRVKRVTQKEELEKQKAQLQKEVDKLANENASMRVELDALRSKYEALQTFARTVARSPTVGVGVRAGGEEEEQEVGWRHRSIGPLIPGKVATATSVITIVKSKQMHGLEGSEDR, from the exons ATGACGACGACTAACAAAGGAAATAAAGCCTTGAAG GTGAAGCGTGAGCCAGGTGAGAATGGCACCAGCCTCACAGACGAGGAGCTGGTGACCATGTCGGTGCGGGAGCTGAACCAGCACCTGCGGGGGCTCTCCAAAGAAGAGATCCTGCAACTGAAACAGCGGCGGCGCACCCTGAAGAACCGGGGCTACGCCGCCAGCTGCAGGGTGAAGCGGGTCACCCagaaggaggagctggagaagcaGAAGGCCCAGCTGCAGAAGGAGGTGGACAAACTGGCCAACGAGAATGCGTCGATGCGCGTCGAGCTGGACGCTCTTAGGTCTAAGTATGAGGCGTTGCAGACCTTCGCCAGGACTGTGGCCCGAAGCCCAACTGTCGGGGTCGGCGTCAGGgctggaggggaggaggaggagcaggaggtggGGTGGCGTCATCGGTCCATCGGCCCGCTCATACCAGGGAAGGTGGCGACGGCGACGAGCGTGATTACAATAGTGAAGTCAAAACAGATGCACGGTCTTGAGGGAAGTGAAGATAGATGA